Proteins co-encoded in one Gossypium arboreum isolate Shixiya-1 chromosome 11, ASM2569848v2, whole genome shotgun sequence genomic window:
- the LOC108472187 gene encoding uncharacterized protein LOC108472187, with amino-acid sequence MSTVAQTLTLRSIQLSRVVSQPPRGHGIGRSARYLEDSDDADVIVGTFFIHFVSYYTLIDIGSTHLYIASVVSANLDLTTENTIRDFFVIIPLGQSIQVDRVYRRVPLEIQEYQVSLDYATKRVTLRMNENEESDPVKLIVGDIYTVKEYSNVFLEELSGVTPDREVEFDIDLLPGTTPVSITPYYIAPKELTKLKAHL; translated from the exons ATGTCAACAGTGGCACAGACTCTGACTCTGAGATCTATTCAACTTTCGAGAGTGGTTTCACAACCACCGAGGGGTCATGGTATTGGTAGAAGTG CGAGGTATCTCGAGGATAGCGATGATGCTGATGTCATTGTAGGTACTttctttattcattttgtatCGTACTATACTCTCattgatattggatctactcactTGTATATTGCTAGCGTTGTTTCTGCAAATCTGGATTTAACTACTGAAAATACTATTAGAGATTTTTTTGTGATTATTCCTTTGGGTCAGTCAATTCAGGTTGATAGAGTATATAGACGGGTACCCCTGGAGATCCAAG AATATCAGGTTAGTCTAGATTATGCAACTAAGAGAGTTACTTTGAGAATGAATGAGAATGAAGAG TCTGATCCAGTAAAGCTTATCGTGGGAGATATATACACTGTGAAGGAATATTCGAATGTATTTCTTGAGGAATTGTCCGGAGTAACTCCGGATCGGGAGGTGGAATTTGACATTGATTTATTACCAGGTACGACTCCTGTGTCTATTACACCCTACTACATAGCACCGAAGGAGCTGACCAAGCTAAAGGCACATCTCTAA
- the LOC108472188 gene encoding uncharacterized protein LOC108472188, with product MSTGEGTFYIAHNDGSDDESDKDPPREASPDGAEVALFFDPEPLPTIPEDVEGGSDDEEEDLRFRAYSPLAHMYNVDLSQDDALEFPDLPHRRRDCISSLLDLGKLEVGKEFSNKDSFLGASKQHSIMNGVNYNMLKSKSDKFEAKCVVQDSVSEDHPKMDLDMLATLILPTMKVDPRTLVPVLERYVPGCITDLETKPIYCNDRLLYGCQVFKHLFWSFKQYRDAFLYCKPLVQIDGIFMYGRYAHRLLLAMAQDGSGRILPIAFAITSRASADD from the exons aTGTCCACCGGTGAGGGGACCTTCTACATTGCACATAATGATGGGTCAGATGATGAGTCCGATAAGGATCCACCTCGAGAGGCCAGTCCCGATGGTGCAGAAGTTGCATTATTTTTTGATCCAGAGCCTCTTCCAACCATACCTGAAGATGTTGAAGGGGGTTcagatgatgaagaagaagatctgCGATTCAGGGCTTACTCGCCTCTAGCCCACATGTATAATGTCGATCTATCTCAAGATGATGCGTTGGAGTTTCCAGATTTACCACACCGAAGGCGTGACTGTATAAGTTCCTTATTGGATTTGGGTAAATTggaagttggtaaggagttttccaataaagatagttttcttggtgcatCAAAACAACATAGCATAATGAACGGGGTTAACTACAACATGCTTAAATCCAAATCTGATAAGTTTGAGGCCAAGTGTGTAGTGCAAGACA GTGTTTCGgaagatcatcccaagatggattTAGATATGTTAGCTACCTTAATACTACCGACTATGAAGGTGGATCCTAGAACTTTAGTGCcg GTGCTGGAGAGATATGTCCCAGGTTGCATAACAGACCTTGAAACGAAACCTATATACTGCAATGACCGATTGCTCTATGGATGCCAAGTATTTAAGCATTTGTTCTGGAGCTTTAAGCAATACCGAGACGCATTTCTATATtgcaagccattggtacaaattgacggtaTCTTTATGTACGGTAGATATGCCCATCGGCTGTTGCTAGCTATGGCACAGGATGGCAGTGGGAGAATCCTACCAATTGCATTTGCAATAACATCGAGAGCATCAGCTGATGACTAG